In one window of Tumebacillus algifaecis DNA:
- the recN gene encoding DNA repair protein RecN — MLQELTVKNFALIEEVRLSFQTGLCIMTGETGAGKSILLDAVSLILGGRASSEFVRQGKDKATIEALFAVDPSAEFQELFDEYGLEVEDGSILIVREISAAGKNVCRINGRMVTVQMLKNFGQYLINMHGQHEHQTLHDVREQLALIDEYGGEELLRLRAEVETAYFDYRDARNRLREARLGEQERIQRLDILRFQLQEITEVGMREGEDERLEEEHKKMSFSEKLFDAANSSYELLYNGGGRNSTSTLDGVNRVIRELESAVRYDESLFPVLDLVKSSLYQLEEAAHSLRDYRDGIEFNPARLSKIEERLNLINRLKKKYGDTVMEILDFAARIERELHALEHHEESLENLTQNVERTGQVLGKRAVALSKARRQTSEQLSEAVMDELTELMMPKTQFAITFTQIQEVDGLQIGTRKVHVSELGIDRVEFLFSPNVGEPLRPFAKIASGGELSRTMLAIKKILADVDDVGTLIFDEVDTGISGRAAQAVAEKLGLIGLKRQVICVTHLPQVASMADAHYLIQKRQDESRTRTEVTQLNESERVEEIARMLSGAEMTETTLKHAAEMLERASLIKV, encoded by the coding sequence TGTTCGGCAAGGCAAAGACAAAGCTACGATCGAGGCTCTTTTTGCCGTTGATCCGTCTGCAGAATTTCAGGAGTTGTTCGACGAGTACGGCCTCGAGGTGGAGGATGGCAGTATTCTGATCGTACGCGAGATCTCTGCCGCTGGAAAAAATGTTTGCAGAATAAACGGAAGAATGGTCACCGTGCAGATGCTCAAGAATTTTGGGCAATACTTAATCAACATGCATGGACAACATGAGCATCAGACTCTACACGATGTGCGCGAACAGCTCGCCTTGATCGACGAATATGGCGGGGAGGAACTGCTGAGGTTGCGTGCAGAGGTGGAAACGGCCTATTTTGACTACCGTGATGCGAGAAATCGTCTGCGAGAAGCAAGGCTTGGCGAGCAAGAACGCATTCAGCGCCTCGACATCCTGCGCTTTCAACTGCAGGAGATCACCGAAGTTGGAATGCGCGAAGGAGAGGACGAACGGCTCGAAGAGGAGCATAAGAAAATGTCCTTCTCCGAAAAGCTGTTCGACGCGGCCAATTCATCGTATGAACTGCTTTATAACGGTGGTGGCCGCAACAGTACGTCCACGTTGGACGGCGTGAATCGAGTGATCCGCGAACTGGAGAGCGCGGTTCGGTATGATGAGAGCTTGTTTCCGGTGCTCGATCTGGTCAAATCATCGCTCTACCAATTAGAAGAGGCGGCACATTCGCTGCGCGATTACCGGGATGGGATCGAATTCAACCCGGCGCGCCTGTCGAAGATCGAGGAGCGTCTCAACTTGATCAACCGTCTGAAGAAAAAATATGGCGATACGGTGATGGAGATCTTGGATTTTGCTGCGCGGATCGAACGAGAACTGCATGCGCTTGAGCACCATGAGGAAAGTTTGGAAAATTTGACCCAGAACGTGGAACGCACAGGTCAGGTGCTGGGGAAACGCGCCGTCGCGCTGTCAAAGGCGCGCCGCCAAACATCAGAACAGTTGTCGGAGGCCGTCATGGATGAACTGACCGAACTGATGATGCCCAAGACACAATTTGCGATCACGTTCACGCAGATTCAAGAGGTCGATGGGTTGCAGATCGGCACTCGAAAAGTGCATGTCAGCGAGTTGGGTATCGACCGAGTCGAATTTTTGTTCTCCCCTAACGTGGGGGAACCGCTGCGCCCGTTTGCCAAAATCGCGTCAGGTGGCGAATTGTCTCGGACGATGCTGGCGATCAAAAAGATCTTGGCCGATGTGGACGATGTCGGCACGTTGATCTTCGACGAAGTGGACACGGGCATCTCTGGGCGAGCGGCCCAAGCGGTGGCTGAGAAACTGGGCTTGATCGGTCTGAAACGCCAGGTGATCTGTGTTACACATCTGCCGCAGGTCGCATCGATGGCAGACGCGCACTATCTGATTCAAAAGCGTCAGGATGAGTCGCGAACGCGAACGGAAGTGACCCAGCTAAACGAGTCAGAGCGAGTCGAAGAGATCGCGAGGATGCTCTCTGGCGCGGAGATGACCGAGACGACCCTAAAACATGCTGCCGAAATGCTGGAGCGCGCCTCTTTGATCAAAGTGTAA